In the Flavobacteriales bacterium genome, GCCAGCACCAGCACGCGCACGTCGCGTCCCGTCCCGTGGGGCAGGCTCACCGTGCCACGCACCATCTCGGTGCTCTTCTTGGGGTCCACTCCGAGGCGCACGGCGATGTCCACCGTGGCGTCGAACTTGGTGCTGCTGATCTGCTTCACGATGGAGGCGGCCTCCTTGAGCTCGTAGCTCTTGGTGGCGTCGTACTTGGCCATCGCGGCCTTGCGTTTCTTGGTCAGGGTCGCCATGGCATCAAGCGTTCTCAAAGGGGTTCGTACCGGTCACCGTCACTCCCATGCTGCGGGCCGTTCCGGCCACCATGCTCATGGCGCTCTGCAGCGTGAAGCAGTTCAGGTCGGGCATCTTGTCCTCGGCGATGGCCTTCACCTGGTCCCAGGTGATGCTGCCCACCTTCTTGGTGTGCGGGACACCGCTGCCGCCCTTGATCTTGGCCTGCTCGATGATCTGCACGGCCGCGGGCGGGGTCTTGATGATGAAGTCGAAGCTCTTGTCGCTGTACACGGTGATCACCACGGGCAGCACCTTGCCGGCCTTGTCCTGCGTGCGCGCATTGAACTGCTTGCAGAACTCCATGATGTTCACGCCCTTGGCGCCGAGCGCCGGGCCGATGGGGGGCGAGGGGTTCGCCGCCCCTCCCTTCACCTGGAGCTTGATCAGCCCCGATACTTCCTTGGCCATTTCTCTGGTTTTGTGTCCTGATGGCGTCCCGCACAGGATGAGGGACTCGGACGGGTTTTGCTTCTATCGTTCGGGCGACGGTCCCGTCGCGTCTTCGTGTTCGTTCGTTCCTTGACCGGTGAGGGGTGAGGCATGCGCCTTCCCTACACCTCCTTTTCAACCTGCATGAAGCTCAGTTCCAGTGGGGTCTTCCTTCCGAAGATCTTCACCATCACCTTCAGCTTCTTCTTCTCCTCGTTGATCTCCTCGATCACGCCGTTGAAGCCGTTGAAGGGACCGTCGATCACCTTCACGCCTTCGCCCACATGATAGGGGTTGTGGATGGCCTCCTCGGTCTCGGCCAGCTCGTCCACGGTGCCCAGGATGCGGTTCACCTCGCTCTGGCGCAGGGGCACCGGATCGCCACCCTTCTCGGCGCCGAGGAAGCCGATCACATCGGGCAGGTTCTTGATGCTGTGGGCGATCTCGCCGGTGAGGTCGGCCTCCATCAGCACGTAGCCGGGGAAGAAGTTGCGCTCCTTGCTCACCTTCTTGCCGTCGCGGATCTGGTAGAACTTCTCGGTGGGGATGAGCACCTGGGTGATGTACGTGCCCATGTTGGAGCGCTTCACCTCGCTCTCGATCCGCTCCTTCACCTTCTTCTCCTTTCCGGAGATGGCGCGGATGACATACCACTTGCGGTTGGCGGTCGCTACGGCCATGGTCAGCTCATCAGTTTGTAGATGAAACCGAGGATCCCCTTCCAGAAGGAGGTGTTGGTCATGTTGTGCACGCCGAACACGTAGTCCATCACGAACACCACCAGGCTGATGATGAGCGCGGTGACGAGCACCACGATGGCGCTGCCCTGAAGCTCCTTCCAGGTGGGCCAGGAGACCTTGTTGACGAGCTCGTTGTAGCTCTCGCTCAGGTATGTCTTGAAGCTTGCCACGTTGTTCGCTTGCTTGGGCACGGGTGGCAGGAATCGAACCCGCAGCCTACGGTTTTGGAGACCGTCGCTCTACCAATTGAGCTACACCCGTTCGTTGTGTCCGTTTTCGGCGGCGAAGGCCGGTCCACCTTGCGGCGGACCGGCCCGGCCACCTGGGTCGTTGTGCTTACTTGACGATCTCCGTCACCTGACCGGCACCCACGGTACGGCCACCCTCGCGGATGGCGAAGCGCAGGCCCTTGTCCATGGCGATCGGCACGATCAGCTTCACGTTGATGCTCACGTTGTCGCCCGGCATCACCATCTCGCGACCGGCCTCGAGGGTGATCTCGCCGGTGACGTCGGTGGTGCGGAAGTAGAACTGCGGGCGGTACTTGTTGTGGAAGGGGGTGTGGCGTCCGCCCTCCTCCTTCTTCAACACGTAGATCTCGGCCTTGAACTCGGTGTGCGGGGTGATGCTGCCGGGGGCGGCGATCACCATGCCGCGGCGGATGTCCTTCTTCTCGATGCCGCGCAGCAGGATGCCGCAGTTGTCGCCGGCCTCACCGCGGTCGAGCAGCTTGCGGAACATCTCCACGCCGGTGCAGGTGCTGTTCATCTTCTCCTCCTGCATGCCGATGATCTCCACGTTGTCGCCCACCTTCACCACGCCGGTCTCGATGCGGCCGGTGGCCACGGTGCCACGACCGGTGATCGTGAACACGTCCTCCACGCTCATCAGGAAGGGCTTGTCGGTGTCGCGCGGCGGCACGGGGATCCAGTTGTCCACCGCGTCCATCAGGGCCATCACGGTGTCCACCCACTTGTCCTCACCGTTCAGGGCGCCCAGGGCGCTGCCGCGGATGATCGGGGTGTTGTCGCCGTCGTACTCATAGAAGGACAGCAGCTCGCGGATCTCCATCTCCACCAGGTCCAGCAGCTCGGCGTCGTCCACCATGTCCACCTTGTTCATGAACACGACGATCTTGGGCACGCCCACCTGACGGCCGAGCAGGATGTGCTCGCGGGTCTGGGGCATGGGTCCGTCGGTGGCGGCCACCACCAGGATGGCGCCGTCCATCTGCGCGGCACCCGTCACCATGTTCTTCACATAGTCGGCGTGGCCCGGACAGTCCACGTGGGCGTAGTGACGGTTGGCCGTCTGGTACTCCACGTGGGCGGTGTTGATGGTGATGCCGCGCTCCTTCTCCTCGGGGGCGTTGTCGATGGAATCGAAGCTGCGCTTCTCCGAGAGGCCCTTGGCGGCCAGTACGGAGGTGATCGCCGCGGTCAACGTGGTCTTGCCATGGTCAACGTGACCGATGGTGCCGATGTTGACGTGCGGCTTGGTACGTTGGAAGGTCTCCTTAGCCATTGTCGTTCGGTCGTTATGGGTGTTCTGTTGTCGATCTGTCCGTTCACCTGTCGCACGTGCCTCCCCGCTTGGGGCGGGATGGAGCCGCAGCCGGTCCGGCGGAGCCTTTGACGGGAATTGAACCCGTGACCTCTTCCTTACCAAGGAAGTGCTCTACCCCTGAGCTACAAAGGCCGATGTTCTGGTCGGAGGTGGTTCGGGGCCTTGCGGCGCCCTGACCTCCTCTGATCGTGGAAGAGCGGGAGACGAGACTCGAACCCGCGACATTCAGCTTGGAAGGCTGATGCTCTACCAACTGAGCTACTCCCGCTTGAAAGGAAGGCCGATCGGCGAGGCAGGCCGGCATCCGTGGCTCCGTGAGTGAGTGGTGGGGAGAGCAGGATTCGAACCTACGAAGCTGTGAAGCAGCAGATTTACAGTCTGCCCCCGTTGGCCACTTGGGTATCTCCCCTGTTCCGATCACGGAGCCAATGGACGGATTCGAACCCCCGACCTGCTGATTACAAATCAGCTGCTCTACCAGCTGAGCTACATTGGCACGTACAGCAAGCGAAAGAACGCCTTTCACCCGCCTCCCGGAGAGGCCTCCCCGGGAATTGGGCCTGCAAATGTAGGAAACTTCCCGGCACCTCCAAACATGCGCAGGGCCCCGCCTTCCGCGGAGCCCTGCTGCTGCGGTATGCCGACCGCGACTGGCGGCGTCGCCGGCCTATTTGGGGCGGGGCTTCGAGCGCTCCAGCTGGCGCCGGATCGCCTCGGCCACCTGATCGGTGGCCTCCTCGAAGCTCTTGCTGTTGCGCTTGGCGAAGAGCTCACGGCCGGGCACGGCCATCTTCACCTCCACCACCTTGTTGCGACGGTCGTCCCCGTCATGC is a window encoding:
- the rplK gene encoding 50S ribosomal protein L11, with the translated sequence MAKEVSGLIKLQVKGGAANPSPPIGPALGAKGVNIMEFCKQFNARTQDKAGKVLPVVITVYSDKSFDFIIKTPPAAVQIIEQAKIKGGSGVPHTKKVGSITWDQVKAIAEDKMPDLNCFTLQSAMSMVAGTARSMGVTVTGTNPFENA
- the nusG gene encoding transcription termination/antitermination factor NusG produces the protein MAVATANRKWYVIRAISGKEKKVKERIESEVKRSNMGTYITQVLIPTEKFYQIRDGKKVSKERNFFPGYVLMEADLTGEIAHSIKNLPDVIGFLGAEKGGDPVPLRQSEVNRILGTVDELAETEEAIHNPYHVGEGVKVIDGPFNGFNGVIEEINEEKKKLKVMVKIFGRKTPLELSFMQVEKEV
- the secE gene encoding preprotein translocase subunit SecE, which codes for MASFKTYLSESYNELVNKVSWPTWKELQGSAIVVLVTALIISLVVFVMDYVFGVHNMTNTSFWKGILGFIYKLMS
- the tuf gene encoding elongation factor Tu — encoded protein: MAKETFQRTKPHVNIGTIGHVDHGKTTLTAAITSVLAAKGLSEKRSFDSIDNAPEEKERGITINTAHVEYQTANRHYAHVDCPGHADYVKNMVTGAAQMDGAILVVAATDGPMPQTREHILLGRQVGVPKIVVFMNKVDMVDDAELLDLVEMEIRELLSFYEYDGDNTPIIRGSALGALNGEDKWVDTVMALMDAVDNWIPVPPRDTDKPFLMSVEDVFTITGRGTVATGRIETGVVKVGDNVEIIGMQEEKMNSTCTGVEMFRKLLDRGEAGDNCGILLRGIEKKDIRRGMVIAAPGSITPHTEFKAEIYVLKKEEGGRHTPFHNKYRPQFYFRTTDVTGEITLEAGREMVMPGDNVSINVKLIVPIAMDKGLRFAIREGGRTVGAGQVTEIVK
- the raiA gene encoding ribosome-associated translation inhibitor RaiA; protein product: MNVNVHSIHFDADIKLVGFIRERLQKLNQFHDRILSSEVFLRLEHDGDDRRNKVVEVKMAVPGRELFAKRNSKSFEEATDQVAEAIRRQLERSKPRPK